The stretch of DNA GGCGCGACCGTGGGCGTGGTTCGCTCGATGAACGCCCTGAGCGAGGCGGCTTCGTCGGCGAGTCCCACCACGCGGGCGGCGAGCGAAACGACCCGCTCCTCGACCACATCCTCGGGGTCGTGTTCGGCCAGTCTGCGCGCGTACGTCGTTCCCGAACCGTCTTCCAGCCCGAGGCTGCCGCCCCACTCGGTGACCCGTTCCGCGAGTTCGTTCGCGACCCGCTCGGTGTCGTCCATCGCGCGCACCGCGTGGACGAGCTGCTTGTCGTCGCTTCGCTCGCGGTCCGCGACCTCCGCGCGGGCGGTCTCGATCGTCGCCGTCCGGAGCCACTCGTAGTACTCATCGGTCGAGTCGACACGACCGGTCTCGACGGCGAGGGTCGGCCAGCCGCGCGGTTCGTCGGTCTCACCGGTGACGATCGCCTCGCGGGCCGCGTCGGCGTCGCCCGGATCGAGCCCGTCGAACCAGCCCGCTTCGGCGGCCGCGGTTCCGTTGGTCCCGTCAGTCATTGGGCGGCCGTAGACCCCGGAGTTGTATAGCCGTCCCGATGGGAGCCGACGAAATCCGCCCAAACTGACTTCGGATCGACGGTCCAACGCTTCCCATGGACGCTGACGAACCCGAACTCACAACCGAGGCGTTCGTCGAGTACTGCCGGCTCC from Halalkalicoccus subterraneus encodes:
- a CDS encoding NOP5/NOP56 family protein; the encoded protein is MTDGTNGTAAAEAGWFDGLDPGDADAAREAIVTGETDEPRGWPTLAVETGRVDSTDEYYEWLRTATIETARAEVADRERSDDKQLVHAVRAMDDTERVANELAERVTEWGGSLGLEDGSGTTYARRLAEHDPEDVVEERVVSLAARVVGLADEAASLRAFIERTTPTVAPNLAALAGPVLAARLIALAGGLGELAKKPSGTLQVLGAEDALFAHLRGHAPSPKHGIIYTHEYVRGTRSEDRGSAARALAGKLTIAARVDHYAGDRRPELDAELDERIATIRAREES